The following coding sequences lie in one Deltaproteobacteria bacterium genomic window:
- a CDS encoding lecithin retinol acyltransferase family protein — MKSGDHIRVSRGLYTHHGIATHHGIASAADRVIHYTGELARKANAAVAETSLEDFAAGGVVEVVRYARSSSVDEVFRRARSRLGETQYDLIWSNREHFARWCKTGVHQSEHVRNTSSTVGGTVGAGAATAGNLSAVSALGAVAGLSGPGVMSGLATVGGVVGGGAVAGLGVLAAAPAVVSTVAMRRVLADDSTLPQAERDARQAGRAATVVGGAAGTAGSIAAVATLGVPGLSAVGITTGLASIGSMVGGGMVAGAALTIAAPAAAAAAVGYVIYRLFK; from the coding sequence ATGAAATCTGGCGACCATATCCGAGTGTCCCGCGGCCTCTACACCCATCACGGCATCGCAACCCATCACGGCATCGCATCGGCGGCAGACCGGGTGATCCACTACACAGGCGAACTGGCCAGGAAGGCCAACGCCGCAGTGGCGGAGACGAGCCTTGAGGACTTCGCGGCAGGAGGTGTGGTCGAGGTTGTCCGGTACGCCAGGTCTTCGTCCGTCGATGAGGTGTTCCGCCGCGCCCGGAGCCGCCTCGGGGAAACGCAGTACGACCTCATCTGGAGCAACCGCGAGCACTTCGCTCGGTGGTGCAAGACAGGTGTGCACCAGAGCGAGCATGTGCGGAACACGAGCTCCACGGTCGGCGGGACGGTGGGCGCTGGGGCGGCGACGGCGGGGAATCTCAGCGCAGTGAGCGCGCTTGGGGCGGTGGCGGGGTTGAGTGGGCCGGGGGTGATGTCGGGGCTGGCGACGGTTGGCGGTGTGGTGGGGGGTGGGGCCGTCGCCGGCCTCGGCGTGCTCGCCGCGGCCCCCGCAGTCGTCTCCACTGTCGCGATGCGACGGGTCCTCGCAGACGACTCGACGCTTCCTCAGGCCGAGCGCGATGCCCGCCAGGCCGGACGCGCAGCCACCGTCGTCGGTGGAGCCGCAGGAACGGCTGGCTCGATCGCGGCAGTCGCTACCCTCGGTGTACCTGGCCTCAGCGCGGTCGGGATCACCACGGGGCTCGCTTCAATTGGAAGCATGGTCGGGGGCGGAATGGTTGCGGGCGCAGCACTGACGATCGCCGCACCGGCGGCAGCGGCGGCCGCGGTCGGGTACGTGATCTATCGACTCTTCAAGTAG